Proteins encoded by one window of Deinococcus radiodurans R1 = ATCC 13939 = DSM 20539:
- a CDS encoding GMC family oxidoreductase has product MSGTEFIVVGAGSGGCAAAARLREAGRRVHLLEAGGPDTHPHIQIPVAFGRLFGSEVDWAYQTEPQAELNGRRLFWPRGKVLGGSSSINAMIYIRGHRADYDGWAAAGNRGWSYDEVLPYFKRSEDFEDGPDAFHGAGGPLHVEHRRYTHPICDALTDGFAELGYPRNDDFNAAQQEGFGRYQVTMKGGERHSTAAAYLRPALALEGPGELQVTTGAHVTRLLLRGGRAVGVAYRDEAGAEHELHAEGGVILTAGAVTSPHLLLLSGIGPADELRAAGVEVQCDLPGVGQNLQDHLIVPVVFETDTPGLRSPLREPHLSEYEQERRGLLVSNVAETGGFLRTSPDLAAPDLQFHHGAALFLEFGKPLARGHHFTLLPTLLQPHSRGQIRLASADPLARPLIEPNYLSDSRDLDVLLRGIELAREVADTAALTSYRRAEFLPGAGATDRAALTEHVREHAMTIYHPVGTCRMGHDDFAVVGDDLRVRGVDGLWIADASVMPTVPRGNTNAPTIMVAEKAADLILGRAAPV; this is encoded by the coding sequence ATGAGCGGCACAGAATTCATTGTCGTCGGCGCCGGGTCGGGCGGCTGCGCGGCGGCGGCGCGGCTGCGGGAGGCCGGGCGGCGGGTGCACCTGCTCGAAGCGGGCGGCCCCGACACCCACCCCCACATCCAGATTCCGGTGGCGTTCGGGCGGCTGTTCGGCAGCGAGGTGGACTGGGCGTACCAGACCGAGCCGCAAGCGGAACTGAACGGGCGGCGGCTGTTCTGGCCGCGCGGCAAGGTGCTGGGCGGCAGCAGCTCCATCAACGCCATGATCTACATTCGCGGGCACCGCGCCGACTACGACGGCTGGGCAGCGGCGGGCAACCGGGGCTGGAGCTACGACGAGGTGCTGCCGTACTTCAAACGCAGCGAGGACTTCGAGGACGGCCCCGACGCCTTTCACGGCGCGGGCGGCCCGCTGCATGTGGAGCATCGCCGCTACACCCACCCCATCTGCGACGCGCTGACCGACGGCTTTGCCGAACTCGGTTATCCACGCAACGACGACTTCAACGCGGCGCAGCAAGAAGGCTTCGGGCGCTATCAGGTCACCATGAAGGGCGGCGAGCGCCATTCCACGGCAGCGGCCTACCTGCGGCCTGCGCTGGCGCTGGAGGGGCCGGGCGAGTTGCAGGTCACGACCGGCGCCCACGTCACCCGCCTGCTGCTGCGCGGGGGCCGGGCGGTGGGGGTCGCCTACCGCGACGAAGCGGGCGCGGAACACGAACTGCACGCGGAAGGCGGCGTCATCCTGACGGCGGGCGCCGTGACGAGTCCGCACCTGCTGCTGCTCTCGGGCATCGGCCCGGCGGACGAACTGCGAGCAGCGGGCGTGGAGGTGCAGTGCGACCTACCGGGTGTGGGGCAGAACCTGCAAGACCATCTGATTGTCCCGGTGGTGTTCGAAACCGACACGCCGGGCCTGCGCAGCCCCCTGCGCGAACCGCACCTCAGCGAGTACGAGCAGGAACGGCGCGGCCTGCTGGTGAGCAACGTGGCCGAGACGGGCGGCTTCCTGCGGACCTCGCCGGACCTCGCCGCCCCGGACCTGCAATTTCACCACGGCGCAGCGCTCTTCCTGGAATTTGGCAAGCCGCTGGCGCGTGGGCACCACTTCACGCTGCTGCCCACGCTGCTGCAACCGCACAGCCGGGGCCAGATTCGGCTGGCGAGCGCCGACCCGCTGGCGCGGCCTCTCATCGAGCCGAATTACCTTTCGGACTCGCGTGACCTCGACGTGCTGCTGCGCGGCATCGAACTGGCGCGGGAAGTGGCGGATACGGCGGCGCTCACCTCTTACCGCCGGGCCGAGTTCCTGCCGGGCGCGGGGGCCACAGACCGCGCCGCCCTGACCGAGCATGTGCGCGAGCACGCCATGACCATCTACCACCCGGTCGGCACCTGCCGCATGGGCCACGACGACTTCGCGGTGGTGGGCGACGACCTGCGGGTGCGCGGCGTGGACGGCCTGTGGATTGCCGACGCGAGCGTAATGCCCACCGTTCCGCGCGGCAACACGAACGCCCCGACCATCATGGTGGCGGAAAAGGCCGCCGACCTGATTCTGGGGCGGGCGGCGCCGGTCTGA